The nucleotide window tgaaaataacgaataaaacaatgcaaaaaaataaaagatctatgcaaaaatattaatttactaatgaaaacataaaataaatttaaatatttgtaggaaataaataaatgtatatgtgcatacctGTATATATtgcatacacacattcatatatatacatatagattagctgacccggcaaacttcgttctgcccaaaatagatgtttttttatttcaaaaattacaccggtattggttttaatggaatatgaacaatttttcctaatttcattgtgtatactttaaataCCGCCTTTTTTGTCCTTGACAAATtcccaatattgaaaaatagtgaagaaaaaattattgctgagatttttgaactgtttttgataaaaaatttaaataaaaaaacatgataTACAGGCAGGTTCTGCAATTTACTTCCGagtgaaattttgtggaaaataccTTCTGTAgctaatttgacaaaatttttacaaattttactgaaattgcCAGAACCTgcctgataaatatttttttcgagggtacattaatgctttttgaatttaattgcttgaaaaatgctaCTCTTTTCAATAATGCTGACACATCGCGTCCGGGATTTGTTGACAATTTAATAGAATTAAGTTTGTACTattctcattcaattttattagttttaatcgagtctcgaaaatatataattttagtacatatttagtttaggGCTGCACGGTACacgatatttttggttttctgaTCCGCGGCGTAAATAAACAGTGAGGAAGGTTTTCCAACACGGGAACACGCCACATAGAGCTGGCCAAGTGaaaagcaagacatttctaaaCTTATGCCGCACACTTCCAGCGACTGCCCTTGTGACGTGTttattgtcatcgcaaatgcaagTTTCACTGGGAACTGCAAACGTCTGAATTggaatggcaaatctgttgAAGTTAATGGAATTCGGGGAAGTAAGCATTCCTCTCCCTTGAACGGGcctttcaaaatgcttgccactATTAAATTGTCCATTAGCTTGGTCACAATCAGTCGAGTACCATTGCACAGTTTGGGAGCATGAAGATTCCGTAGCATAATAGCTACAGACctaactttgagacgcaaattatGAGGCGGCACTTCAGGCGGCATCAAAGAGTTTAAGAACTCCACTGGGTAATTTACTACCTCGTCTTCATTTTCAACGCGATCGATTGATGTATATGACCGCAGATCTCCcggaattttattttgaatcgTCCAATTCAAGTCGTTGACATCCGtattttttgctgctaaaaTTGCGCGCGTGCTTAACCAATCGTAGTTACcataattttgagcaatatttggatatacactactgattagttcatatttattagaTGTGAATTGGCAAATAGTAGTTGGAATCGATATTAATCCACTGCAAGGATCTATCGGAACTTGTCCATTTCCGATTCGCAGcagctcttttgaaaaaaaccatgagtacatccagcatcgaacagtgctatatacacgttgtttcgtaataaagtccatcaaacatctgagtttttgtttaaacacgcgtgctgtaacctcgtggcgatcgcttggtgattgaccgttatgcaatagattcgtaatgtctggccattttggattgcaagtaaatgtaagAAACAAATCTGGCCGTCCATAATTGAGCatgtaagtcatcgcatcctgggagtactcatgcatgtgtctagggctaccaatgtatgtcgatggcaaaatatagagtcgaccaatatctgtaatatccgcatcaccattcattgcatctcttaagtgaatatactcttcagatcgcaacttcgactgggTGTATCGCATGTAATttagtcgttctgtctcaactttaacgtacatgtcaactgcatactgttgaactAACCGTCTATATCTCAGTaagtggttgtcatagttttggcgaatcatcattcgatatgcgtaaaacttcattgaactgacttttttatttgtctcgacacctaaaagcttaaattacctatatgaagtagcaaacaaaaatgtttttttactaaccattcacgggatttatcatcttatatcctaagtgatatccgtcttctccacggcagaacatgagcggatattgcattgcgtcgtaagaccgatgtgtctcacttatccgttttagtgcgttttgatttctacgtttgataacaatatcactcgactgcaaattttctccaacaacaacaactgatatttcgctaactgtaggtgcattctattgtctttcatgtgtccctgttggtcttttgtccgcttgtatgattatactatgatcatctgttggcatacgttccaacgaaatcgtaaacagtttaatgaggccattgtgttcgtgtaacatttgctgcaattgttcgattatttctcttttcgttgtattgaagatagcacaacgccgatttacttcatcatgtgaatctcccagaaagtaaacttggagatatttgtgttcttgatctggatgcggcaacagcgattcagcgagatgaaaaatttgcccatgaacctgtataattggaggaaagctctgtagtttctgtcgaatattgtttggcaaaaataccttaaacgttggattgtagttttgttcatttactatttcaccgccaaacgacgtcatttgaaaacaatccttgtacattttagtgtgctttaagaaatggctcgagtgaggagattcaccgtaaagcagttggaacaatggctgtggtggtggaagcaattctggcaacttaACCTTTCCCCCGAcacaacataaccctggcggttcatttttaaatttgactgcattgcaatattgacaaactactgacatctgaccgatttgaacagatgcgctatattgaatgtttggatcatatcgaaaacctgcccgttcaaagttcacaaaagaaagatgttgccgctgttgtcgtcgaataatcgcatgttgtgatcttacttcatcactttggcgggcacgaacttcctttcttctcgatcgttgttgctgattgtgaacttcccttcttctaaATCgctcttgctgattgtatgtttggttgacatcttctaactggtgcgtgctattctccagcagtctatttcgtggtgataccctctcaataacaatttccctttgacgtgctctgctatttcgtgttctacttgcagcctgggaactccgagaagtgttaccatacgtactgattcttggcatcgtaacaaatatctaattggaaatgatcattcatttgcataaagttcatataaggttttacggaccaataacttacctttgaaaactccaagaatgaatgaattaaactaaggaagcagatcaattgaatgataaattccaatgtacataaatcaatattcgccaacacgctaaatcactttcactaaataacacactttttaaaacaaaatttatcaatatatcagtaaagcaaggcgcatttttattgccctctaaattttgcgtgttcgattgcaaagcaaaattgacgtttaattaaatttgtgtttgtttcataaaactcccatttccataaaccaaaaatagcacgtaacacaaccaaaattacgatataaccgctactgtcaccgataagtaaacaaaaatagcaagaaacaaccaaaatgtcgtgctaggtggaaaatgagataaatatatggtggattagcaaccaaaataattaaagattgtataggaggtaccacgccccctttttcgataacgccaagttttatgggtgagaatggtgttgtttcctatagctatataccaattttcatgttcctaccttaaacacttttgaaaatattcaccttgaaaaattcagtttgtatgggaggtgccacgccaccttttccgattaccccttcttttatgtgttag belongs to Bactrocera dorsalis isolate Fly_Bdor chromosome 1, ASM2337382v1, whole genome shotgun sequence and includes:
- the LOC125775357 gene encoding uncharacterized protein LOC125775357 isoform X1, with the translated sequence MKFYAYRMMIRQNYDNHLLRYRRLVQQYAVDMYVKVETERLNYMRYTQSKLRSEEYIHLRDAMNGDADITDIGRLYILPSTYIGSPRHMHEYSQDAMTYMLNYGRPDLFLTFTCNPKWPDITNLLHNGQSPSDRHEVTARVFKQKLRCLMDFITKQRVYSTVRCWMYSWFFSKELLRIGNGQVPIDPCSGLISIPTTICQFTSNKYELISSVYPNIAQNYGNYDWLSTRAILAAKNTDVNDLNWTIQNKIPGDLRSYTSIDRVENEDEVVNYPVEFLNSLMPPEVPPHNLRLKVRSVAIMLRNLHAPKLCNGTRLIVTKLMDNLIVASILKGPFKGEECLLPRIPLTSTDLPFQFRRLQFPVKLAFAMTINTSQGQSLEVCGISLEMSCFSLGQLYVACSRVGKPSSLFIYAADQKTKNIVYRAALN
- the LOC125775357 gene encoding uncharacterized protein LOC125775357 isoform X2 codes for the protein MPRISTYGNTSRSSQAASRTRNSRARQREIVIERVSPRNRLLENSTHQLEDVNQTYNQQERFRRREVHNQQQRSRRKEVRARQSDEVRSQHAIIRRQQRQHLSFVNFERAGFRYDPNIQYSASVQIGQMSVVCQYCNAVKFKNEPPGLCCVGGKVKLPELLPPPQPLFQLLYGESPHSSHFLKHTKMYKDCFQMTSFGGEIVNEQNYNPTFKVFLPNNIRQKLQSFPPIIQVHGQIFHLAESLLPHPDQEHKYLQVYFLGDSHDEVNRRCAIFNTTKREIIEQLQQMLHEHNGLIKLFTISLERMPTDDHSIIIQADKRPTGTHERQ